From a region of the Haloferax volcanii DS2 genome:
- a CDS encoding NADP-dependent malic enzyme: protein MTLGDDARDYHRRPPAGKVEIATTKPTNTQRDLSLAYSPGVAAPCRDIAEDENAAYEYTAKGNLVGVVSNGSAVLGLGDIGAQASKPVMEGKGVLFKRFADIDVFDVEFDHDDPQAFVESVAAMEPTFGGINLEDIRAPECFEIEESLRERMDIPVFHDDQHGTAIISGAALLNAADIADKELSSLNVTFSGAGAAATATARFYVSLGIPHENITLCDIDGVLSESRAEAGELDEYAEPFARGVDDGDLEDAMEGADVLVGLSVGGIVSQETVRSMADDPIIFAMANPEPEIAYEDAKEARDDTVIMATGRSDYPNQVNNVLGFPFIFRGALDVRATEINEEMKRAAAEALANLARQDVPDAVVKAYGDGPLQFGPDYLIPKPLDQRVLYEVTPAVAEAAMKSGAARRERDLDDYREELEARLGKSREMMRVVLNKAASNPKRVVLAEGEDEKMIRAASQLVEEGIAEPILVGRTKEILRTAEDLGLDFDPTIADPESGEWNHYVDHLYERRQRKGLTRTEAAELVRGDSNYFASVMVEVGDADAMLTGLTHHYPSALRPPLQIIGTADDADYAAGVYMLTFRNRVIFCADATVNLDPDENVLAEVTKHTAELARRFNVEPRAALLSYSDFGSVTNEGTRKPRNAVEQLHADPDVDFPVDGEMQADTALVEEMLTDTYDFAELDDPANVLVFPNLEAGNIGYKLLQRLGGAEAIGPMLVGMDKPVHVLQRGDEVKDIVNLAGVAVVDAQSE, encoded by the coding sequence ATGACACTCGGAGACGACGCCCGAGACTACCATCGGCGTCCGCCCGCGGGGAAAGTAGAGATAGCGACGACGAAGCCGACGAACACACAGCGCGACCTGAGTCTGGCGTACTCGCCGGGCGTGGCCGCGCCGTGCCGCGACATCGCGGAGGACGAGAACGCCGCCTACGAGTACACCGCGAAGGGCAACCTCGTCGGCGTCGTCTCCAACGGCTCGGCGGTGCTCGGGCTGGGTGACATCGGAGCGCAGGCGTCGAAGCCGGTGATGGAGGGCAAGGGCGTGCTGTTCAAGCGCTTCGCCGACATCGACGTGTTCGACGTCGAGTTCGACCACGACGACCCCCAAGCGTTCGTGGAGTCGGTCGCCGCGATGGAGCCGACGTTCGGCGGCATCAACTTAGAAGACATCCGCGCGCCCGAATGCTTCGAAATCGAGGAGTCCCTGCGCGAGCGGATGGATATCCCCGTGTTCCACGACGACCAACACGGCACGGCCATCATCTCCGGGGCGGCGCTTTTGAACGCCGCCGACATCGCGGACAAGGAGCTGTCGTCGCTGAACGTCACCTTCTCGGGGGCGGGCGCGGCCGCGACCGCGACGGCGCGGTTCTACGTCTCGCTGGGCATCCCTCACGAGAACATCACGCTGTGCGACATCGACGGCGTCCTCTCGGAGTCGCGGGCCGAGGCCGGCGAACTCGACGAGTACGCCGAGCCGTTCGCCCGCGGCGTCGACGACGGCGACCTCGAAGACGCGATGGAGGGCGCGGACGTGCTCGTCGGTCTCTCGGTCGGCGGTATCGTCAGTCAGGAGACGGTGCGGTCGATGGCCGACGACCCCATCATCTTCGCCATGGCGAATCCGGAGCCCGAAATCGCTTACGAGGACGCGAAGGAGGCCCGCGACGACACGGTTATCATGGCCACCGGGCGCTCCGACTACCCGAATCAGGTGAACAACGTTCTCGGGTTCCCCTTCATCTTCCGCGGCGCGCTCGACGTGCGCGCGACCGAGATTAACGAGGAGATGAAGCGCGCCGCCGCCGAGGCGCTGGCGAACCTCGCGCGACAGGACGTGCCCGACGCGGTCGTCAAGGCCTACGGCGACGGCCCGCTCCAGTTCGGCCCCGACTACCTCATCCCCAAGCCGCTCGACCAGCGCGTCCTCTACGAGGTGACGCCCGCCGTCGCCGAGGCGGCCATGAAGAGCGGCGCGGCCCGCCGCGAGCGCGACCTCGACGACTACCGCGAGGAGTTGGAAGCCCGCCTCGGGAAGTCCCGCGAGATGATGCGCGTCGTCCTCAACAAGGCGGCGTCGAACCCCAAGCGCGTCGTCCTCGCGGAGGGCGAAGACGAGAAGATGATTCGCGCCGCGAGCCAGTTAGTCGAGGAGGGCATCGCCGAACCCATCCTCGTCGGCCGGACGAAAGAGATTCTCCGCACCGCCGAGGACCTCGGCCTCGACTTCGACCCGACCATCGCGGACCCCGAAAGCGGCGAGTGGAACCACTACGTCGACCACCTCTACGAGCGCCGCCAGCGCAAGGGCCTCACCCGGACCGAGGCGGCCGAACTCGTGCGGGGCGACTCGAACTACTTCGCCAGCGTGATGGTCGAAGTCGGTGACGCGGACGCGATGCTGACGGGCCTCACGCACCACTACCCGTCGGCGCTGCGCCCGCCGCTCCAGATTATCGGCACGGCCGACGACGCCGACTACGCCGCCGGCGTCTACATGCTGACGTTCCGGAACCGGGTCATCTTCTGCGCCGACGCGACGGTCAACCTCGACCCCGACGAGAACGTGCTCGCCGAGGTGACGAAACACACCGCCGAGCTCGCCCGGCGCTTCAACGTCGAACCCCGCGCGGCGCTGCTCTCGTACTCGGACTTCGGCAGCGTCACGAACGAGGGGACGCGCAAGCCCCGAAACGCCGTCGAACAACTGCACGCCGACCCCGACGTGGACTTCCCGGTCGACGGCGAGATGCAGGCCGACACCGCCCTCGTCGAGGAGATGCTGACCGACACCTACGACTTCGCGGAACTCGACGACCCCGCGAACGTCCTCGTGTTCCCGAACCTCGAAGCCGGGAACATCGGCTACAAACTGCTCCAGCGGCTCGGCGGCGCGGAGGCCATCGGCCCGATGCTCGTCGGCATGGACAAACCCGTCCACGTCCTCCAGCGCGGCGACGAAGTCAAAGACATAGTCAATCTGGCGGGGGTCGCCGTGGTGGACGCCCAATCGGAGTAG